In Pedobacter sp. SL55, the following proteins share a genomic window:
- a CDS encoding neutral zinc metallopeptidase — protein MQWFGKGSNNMEDGRGGGGGKVALGGGIGIIIVIIGLFLGKDLTGLVNQLPITSEQTEVKRGVPANDAQAQFVSGVLESTEQVWTQQFNELGLSYQYPTLRLFEDGVQTACGGASSAVGPFYCPGDNKVYIDLSFFAELKNRFGAAGDFAQAYVIAHEVGHHVQNLLGTSEKVQRARRNLSEKEYNKLSVMLELQADFYAGLWAHHAQNLKDFRLDAGDLEEALTAANAIGDDKLQKQATGEVVPDSFTHGTSAQRMYWFKKGFESGDFNQGDTFSTSR, from the coding sequence ATGCAATGGTTTGGTAAAGGTAGTAACAATATGGAAGATGGCCGCGGTGGTGGCGGTGGCAAAGTAGCCCTTGGTGGCGGTATTGGTATCATTATTGTCATTATTGGCTTATTTTTAGGGAAGGACCTAACCGGACTGGTTAATCAATTGCCAATTACATCTGAACAGACTGAAGTTAAAAGAGGCGTTCCGGCAAATGATGCACAAGCGCAGTTTGTCTCTGGTGTACTCGAGTCTACCGAGCAAGTTTGGACACAACAATTTAATGAACTTGGTTTAAGCTATCAGTACCCAACTTTAAGACTATTTGAAGATGGGGTGCAAACCGCTTGTGGGGGTGCTAGTTCTGCCGTTGGACCTTTTTACTGCCCTGGCGATAATAAAGTCTACATCGATCTTTCTTTTTTTGCAGAACTCAAAAACCGCTTTGGTGCAGCTGGAGACTTTGCACAAGCTTACGTAATTGCTCACGAAGTTGGCCACCATGTACAAAACTTATTGGGCACCTCAGAAAAAGTACAACGTGCCCGCCGTAATTTAAGCGAAAAAGAATACAACAAACTTTCGGTGATGCTAGAGCTGCAAGCTGATTTCTACGCAGGTCTGTGGGCGCACCATGCGCAGAACTTAAAAGATTTTAGGCTAGATGCTGGAGACTTAGAAGAAGCCTTAACCGCAGCCAACGCTATTGGCGATGATAAATTGCAGAAACAGGCCACAGGCGAAGTAGTACCCGATTCGTTTACCCACGGCACCTCTGCCCAACGCATGTATTGGTTTAAAAAAGGATTCGAAAGTGGCGATTTTAACCAGGGCGATACTTTCAGCACAAGTCGCTAA
- a CDS encoding response regulator: MATKDNAFEQQKLQELRKIIDKRMEILLSTIQTKKNKGAILESVLLEGKRYMDEARQIIRDIRNEEKRALAEKMEEMNKLAGFSPFLIIFAAVLSVLAITVFFYRKVSSEFNERVTLFEQLQQLNDDTAKRIDTIKSIAHQISTGNYKARLHETSKDGLGSLSGSLNHMAEALQTSFTLLEDKDWMQTGIANLNDKMVGDKDITALAKDVLEIVVAHTKSMVGAFYVLDEDQHLHLASGYALANNQKSTKIAPGEGLVGQAFHSEKLILLEKVPDQVGTISYATGQTKPNSVVAFPIMRNGLVLGVIELATVNAYPQRKLDFMTNVSTNVGIAIYSAQSRKKLQDFLEETQAQAEELQSQHSELEALNAELEAQTQKIQASEEELRVQQEELLQSNQELEERSALLEERNQLILERNLEIKQKAEQLEQSTRYKSEFLANMSHELRTPLNSILLLSKLMSESEELEKEYTEYASVIQSSGQGLLSLIDEILDLSKIEAGKMELEVTEVRIDEVTADVRSLFMPIAKDKHLELVIGVSGDAPHSFTTDKMRLSQILKNLLSNAFKFTSQGKVSLAIGYHEKDDILSFAVSDTGIGIPKHKQGLVFEAFQQADGSTRRKFGGTGLGLSISKQLAMLLGGNIKLDSKEGEGSTFTLTIPANFNEKSELIFSEEPKETIIAQEQTQKEEEERFIVAKIPTEVADDRDTITTTDKSILIIEDDTFFAKTLLDFTRKRGYKGLVAVRGDVGIEMALQYNPLAILLDIQLPVKDGWQVMDELKSNPLTRHIPVHIMSSLSAKKESLQKGAVDFINKPFALEHMKQIFEKLEYALSKNPKKVLIVEENKQHAEALSHYLSSSNLQTLVVSNISESIDALQRKEVDCVILDMGIPDKTAYETLETIKKSEGLENLPIIIFTGKNLSKGEETRIKQYADSIVVKTAHSYQRILDEAAVFLHLVEEKDGKGKQLGKSETLQNVADVLKDKVVLIADDDVRNIFSLTKALEPHKMKVLPAIDGKEALEAIKANPKVDVVLMDMMMPELDGYETTKQIREMPAYKNLPILAVTAKAMMGDREKCIAAGASDYISKPVDIDQLISLLRVWLYDKSN, translated from the coding sequence TTGGCAACAAAAGATAATGCATTCGAGCAACAAAAGCTTCAAGAGCTTCGAAAAATTATTGATAAAAGGATGGAAATTTTATTAAGCACTATCCAAACCAAGAAAAACAAGGGAGCTATACTTGAAAGCGTATTGCTAGAAGGCAAACGCTACATGGACGAAGCCCGACAGATTATAAGGGACATACGGAACGAAGAAAAAAGAGCATTGGCAGAAAAAATGGAGGAGATGAACAAACTGGCTGGTTTTTCTCCTTTCTTAATCATATTTGCCGCCGTACTATCGGTTTTAGCTATTACTGTTTTCTTTTATCGTAAAGTAAGTTCTGAGTTTAACGAGCGGGTAACGCTTTTTGAGCAATTACAACAGCTTAACGATGATACGGCCAAAAGAATTGATACCATTAAAAGCATTGCACATCAAATTTCTACCGGAAACTACAAGGCAAGGCTTCATGAAACTTCTAAAGATGGGCTTGGCAGTTTATCTGGTTCGCTAAACCACATGGCAGAAGCCCTGCAAACATCTTTTACCTTATTAGAAGATAAAGATTGGATGCAAACCGGCATAGCCAACCTTAATGATAAAATGGTGGGCGATAAAGACATTACTGCCCTAGCCAAAGATGTGTTAGAAATAGTGGTTGCACACACCAAAAGTATGGTTGGTGCTTTCTACGTGCTAGATGAAGATCAACACTTACATTTAGCTAGCGGCTATGCATTAGCTAACAACCAAAAAAGCACTAAAATTGCTCCTGGAGAGGGTTTGGTGGGCCAAGCTTTCCATTCTGAAAAATTAATTCTGCTTGAAAAAGTTCCGGATCAGGTGGGTACCATTAGCTATGCTACTGGCCAAACCAAGCCAAATAGCGTGGTGGCATTTCCAATTATGCGAAACGGTTTGGTATTAGGGGTAATAGAATTGGCTACTGTAAACGCTTATCCGCAACGTAAGTTAGATTTCATGACCAACGTTTCTACCAACGTGGGTATTGCCATCTACTCGGCCCAAAGCCGTAAAAAATTGCAAGATTTCTTGGAAGAAACTCAAGCTCAGGCCGAAGAACTACAATCGCAACACAGTGAACTAGAGGCTTTAAATGCAGAATTAGAGGCCCAAACACAGAAAATACAAGCTTCGGAAGAAGAGTTAAGGGTGCAACAGGAAGAACTGCTACAAAGCAACCAAGAACTTGAAGAAAGAAGTGCTTTGTTAGAAGAGCGCAACCAACTAATTTTAGAGAGAAACCTAGAGATTAAACAAAAAGCTGAGCAGTTAGAGCAAAGTACACGATATAAATCGGAGTTTTTGGCCAATATGTCGCACGAACTGCGTACACCGCTAAATTCTATCTTGTTGCTATCAAAGCTGATGTCTGAAAGCGAAGAGCTTGAAAAAGAATATACCGAATACGCATCGGTTATACAAAGCTCGGGGCAGGGTTTATTGAGCTTAATTGATGAGATTTTAGACCTTTCTAAAATTGAAGCCGGCAAAATGGAACTAGAGGTAACCGAAGTTCGCATAGATGAAGTTACCGCCGACGTTAGATCGCTCTTTATGCCAATTGCGAAAGACAAACATTTAGAATTGGTAATTGGTGTTTCTGGCGATGCTCCGCATTCGTTTACCACCGACAAAATGCGTTTATCGCAAATTTTGAAGAACTTACTTTCTAATGCGTTCAAGTTTACATCTCAAGGTAAAGTAAGCCTAGCCATTGGTTATCATGAAAAAGATGACATTTTAAGTTTTGCAGTTAGCGATACTGGCATAGGTATACCAAAGCATAAACAAGGCTTAGTTTTTGAAGCGTTTCAACAAGCAGATGGCTCTACCAGACGTAAATTTGGCGGTACCGGATTGGGCTTATCCATCAGCAAGCAATTGGCTATGCTTTTGGGCGGAAACATTAAATTAGATAGTAAAGAAGGCGAGGGAAGTACATTCACGTTAACCATCCCTGCAAATTTCAATGAAAAAAGCGAATTGATTTTTTCTGAAGAACCTAAAGAAACCATAATAGCGCAAGAACAAACGCAAAAAGAAGAAGAAGAAAGATTTATCGTTGCTAAAATACCAACAGAGGTAGCCGATGATAGAGATACCATTACAACAACCGATAAAAGTATCTTAATTATAGAAGATGATACCTTTTTTGCCAAAACCCTGCTAGATTTTACTCGAAAAAGAGGCTATAAAGGCTTAGTTGCTGTTCGTGGAGATGTAGGCATAGAGATGGCGCTACAATACAATCCTTTAGCCATATTGTTAGACATTCAGCTGCCTGTAAAAGATGGTTGGCAGGTAATGGACGAACTGAAATCTAATCCACTTACTAGACATATTCCGGTGCATATCATGTCATCGCTTTCGGCAAAAAAAGAAAGTTTACAAAAAGGAGCGGTAGATTTTATTAACAAGCCCTTTGCTTTGGAGCACATGAAACAGATTTTTGAAAAACTGGAGTATGCGCTTAGCAAAAACCCGAAGAAAGTATTAATTGTAGAAGAGAATAAGCAACACGCCGAAGCTTTAAGCCACTATTTAAGCTCTTCGAACTTACAAACCTTGGTGGTTTCTAATATTAGCGAAAGTATTGATGCGTTACAGCGCAAAGAGGTTGATTGCGTAATTCTTGACATGGGCATACCTGATAAAACGGCCTACGAAACTTTAGAAACCATCAAAAAAAGCGAAGGTTTAGAGAATTTACCTATCATCATTTTTACTGGTAAAAACCTTTCTAAAGGCGAAGAAACCAGAATAAAACAATATGCAGACTCTATTGTTGTAAAAACCGCTCACTCTTATCAACGTATTTTAGACGAGGCCGCGGTGTTTTTGCATCTGGTAGAAGAAAAAGATGGTAAAGGAAAGCAGTTGGGCAAATCAGAAACGTTACAAAACGTAGCCGATGTTTTAAAAGATAAGGTGGTATTAATTGCTGATGATGATGTGAGAAATATTTTTTCGCTAACCAAAGCCTTAGAGCCTCACAAAATGAAGGTATTGCCTGCTATAGATGGCAAAGAAGCTTTAGAAGCCATTAAAGCAAATCCAAAAGTAGATGTTGTGTTAATGGATATGATGATGCCAGAACTTGATGGCTACGAAACAACTAAGCAAATTAGGGAGATGCCCGCATACAAAAACCTGCCAATATTAGCTGTAACAGCTAAAGCAATGATGGGAGATCGTGAAAAATGTATTGCTGCTGGCGCATCAGATTATATCTCTAAACCTGTAGATATTGATCAGCTCATCTCCTTATTAAGAGTTTGGCTTTATGATAAATCTAATTAG
- a CDS encoding response regulator, whose product MTKKVFIFDDNRDILDLCTLILEGVGYETKTSNTSNNIVNQISTFEPDLILMDNWLPDVGGIEATQELKKHPKYKSIPVIYFSANNDIKTLAETAGAESYLSKPFDIEELEEKVVSLIGR is encoded by the coding sequence ATGACTAAAAAGGTTTTCATTTTTGACGATAACAGAGATATTTTAGACCTGTGCACCCTCATCTTAGAAGGTGTAGGCTATGAAACTAAAACTTCTAATACCTCTAACAACATTGTCAACCAAATTTCTACTTTTGAGCCAGACTTGATCTTAATGGACAACTGGCTGCCCGATGTGGGTGGCATAGAAGCCACTCAGGAGCTTAAAAAGCATCCCAAGTACAAAAGCATACCCGTAATTTATTTTTCGGCAAACAACGACATTAAAACCTTGGCAGAAACTGCTGGGGCAGAAAGCTATTTATCTAAGCCTTTTGATATAGAAGAACTGGAAGAAAAAGTGGTTTCTTTAATTGGAAGATAA
- a CDS encoding CheR family methyltransferase gives MPNSGTISDEQVEILINDVLEQHGYDFTGYSRASLKRRLVRLYNMDKHVSFAEFRYKTLNDEVYFKHFVEGVTVNVTEMFRDPSFYRLLREKILPSLNTYPFIRIWLAGCSTGEEAYSMAILLQELNLLHKSLIYATDLNPTVLEKAANGMFPLSQMKSYSENYIASGGKKDFSSYYTANYTLAKFDMELKSKMIFSTHNLVSDRSFNEFQLILCRNVLIYFDRPLQFRVFQLFDQSLENLGYLALGTKETIDFSPISSSYKKVGTDKVWRKLGK, from the coding sequence GTGCCCAACTCTGGAACCATAAGTGACGAACAAGTAGAAATCTTGATTAATGATGTGTTAGAGCAGCATGGCTATGATTTTACTGGTTACTCTAGGGCTTCTTTAAAAAGGAGATTGGTACGCCTATATAACATGGACAAGCACGTTAGCTTCGCCGAATTTAGATATAAGACTTTAAATGATGAGGTTTATTTTAAGCATTTTGTAGAAGGAGTAACCGTAAACGTTACAGAAATGTTTCGCGACCCGAGTTTTTACAGGCTCTTGCGAGAAAAAATTTTACCGAGCTTAAACACCTACCCTTTTATTCGCATTTGGCTGGCGGGCTGCTCTACCGGAGAAGAGGCCTACTCTATGGCTATTCTTTTGCAAGAACTTAACTTGCTGCATAAGTCTTTAATTTATGCAACAGATCTTAATCCAACGGTGTTAGAAAAGGCGGCCAATGGTATGTTTCCGCTTAGCCAAATGAAAAGTTACTCTGAAAATTACATCGCCTCTGGCGGAAAAAAAGATTTCTCTTCGTATTATACGGCAAACTATACGTTAGCTAAATTTGATATGGAACTGAAAAGCAAAATGATTTTTTCTACCCATAACTTAGTTTCTGATCGTTCTTTTAACGAGTTTCAATTAATTTTATGTAGAAATGTATTGATCTATTTCGACAGGCCTCTGCAATTTCGTGTTTTTCAGTTGTTTGATCAAAGCCTAGAAAATTTGGGTTATTTAGCCCTTGGCACTAAAGAAACAATAGATTTTTCGCCAATTTCTTCTTCATATAAAAAAGTTGGAACAGATAAAGTGTGGAGGAAACTGGGCAAATGA
- a CDS encoding chemotaxis protein CheB, translating into MKKNGLLVIGGSAGSLDVLLKVLPEVNQHLNFAIIIVIHRKQGTDSLLTDLLAHRTKLSVKEADEKEKLENGKVYIAPSDYHLLIEKDFTFSLDYSEKVNYSRPSIDVTFQSAADAFGENLVCLLLSGSNADGVNGLISVKKNGGTTWAQSPESAQVSYMPEQAILKANVSAILKIEEMANYINSLATNN; encoded by the coding sequence ATGAAAAAAAATGGATTATTAGTTATTGGAGGCTCTGCCGGAAGCTTGGATGTACTGTTAAAAGTATTGCCAGAGGTAAACCAGCACTTAAATTTTGCCATTATTATTGTTATACACCGCAAACAAGGAACCGACTCGTTGTTAACCGACCTACTAGCCCACAGAACTAAACTTAGCGTAAAAGAAGCTGACGAAAAAGAAAAGCTAGAAAATGGGAAAGTGTACATTGCCCCATCAGATTACCATTTACTAATTGAAAAAGACTTTACCTTTTCTTTAGATTATTCCGAAAAAGTAAATTATTCTCGCCCTTCTATCGATGTAACCTTCCAATCTGCTGCCGATGCCTTTGGAGAAAACTTGGTTTGTTTACTCTTATCAGGCTCTAATGCCGATGGCGTAAACGGATTAATTTCGGTAAAGAAAAATGGCGGCACTACCTGGGCACAGAGCCCCGAATCGGCGCAGGTAAGTTACATGCCAGAACAAGCAATTTTAAAAGCCAATGTTTCTGCAATCTTAAAAATTGAAGAAATGGCTAATTATATTAACTCTTTAGCCACAAACAATTAG
- a CDS encoding CHASE3 domain-containing protein → MKLTLKNNLRIGLGISLLLLIVSSTASYISIKNLIKSADLVVESNAIINDVDNVVSMLKDAETGQRGFLLTGNTVFLDPYDRSIKRTDSFSQE, encoded by the coding sequence ATGAAACTAACCTTAAAAAATAACCTACGTATTGGTTTGGGAATTTCGCTCTTACTGCTAATCGTAAGTTCTACGGCTTCTTATATCAGTATTAAAAACCTCATTAAAAGTGCCGATCTGGTGGTAGAGAGCAATGCCATCATCAACGATGTTGATAATGTTGTTTCGATGCTTAAAGATGCAGAAACTGGGCAAAGGGGATTTTTACTAACCGGAAATACCGTTTTTTTAGACCCTTATGATAGGAGCATCAAAAGAACCGACTCCTTTTCTCAAGAGTAA
- a CDS encoding hybrid sensor histidine kinase/response regulator, whose translation MILLVDDTPENLISLKNVLEKHGFEVDTANSGEEALKKVLKNSYVLIILDVQMPEMDGFEVAEVISGYSKAKETAIIFLSAANTEFRFIAKGYSSGGLDYITKPVDINILLLKIKTFYRIYEQSRKLNEMQSILLEEIEFRKEAEKKKDEFISIASHELKTPLTSVKGYIQLLERGLNKGDINLVKSHLAKAHVQLEKLNGLIADLLDISKIESGKLKFNKQYFDFDQLLNGIIEVIQQSNPGFNIVKNGLANTKIFGDEMRIEQVIVNFLTNAIKYLQEPKRL comes from the coding sequence ATGATCTTACTTGTTGACGATACTCCAGAGAACCTTATCTCTTTAAAAAACGTTCTCGAAAAACATGGTTTTGAAGTAGATACGGCTAATTCTGGCGAAGAAGCGCTAAAAAAAGTGCTTAAAAACTCTTATGTACTTATCATTTTAGACGTGCAGATGCCAGAGATGGATGGCTTTGAAGTGGCCGAGGTAATTTCTGGCTACAGCAAAGCTAAAGAAACCGCCATCATCTTTCTTTCGGCGGCCAATACCGAATTTCGTTTTATTGCTAAAGGTTATTCTTCTGGCGGATTAGACTACATTACCAAACCTGTAGATATCAATATCCTATTATTAAAAATTAAAACCTTTTATCGCATTTACGAGCAAAGCCGTAAGCTTAACGAAATGCAATCTATTTTATTAGAGGAAATTGAGTTTAGAAAAGAGGCCGAAAAAAAGAAAGACGAGTTCATCAGCATCGCTAGTCATGAGTTAAAAACCCCACTTACCAGTGTAAAAGGTTATATCCAATTGCTAGAAAGAGGGCTAAACAAAGGCGATATTAATTTGGTTAAAAGTCATTTGGCCAAAGCACATGTACAGCTAGAGAAACTAAACGGCCTTATTGCCGATTTGCTGGATATTTCGAAGATAGAAAGCGGCAAGTTAAAGTTTAACAAGCAATATTTTGATTTTGACCAGTTGCTGAATGGTATTATTGAGGTTATCCAACAATCTAATCCGGGGTTTAATATTGTAAAAAACGGATTGGCTAATACCAAAATTTTTGGCGATGAGATGCGCATAGAGCAGGTAATTGTTAATTTTCTTACCAACGCCATTAAGTATCTCCAGGAACCGAAGAGGCTTTAA
- a CDS encoding S9 family peptidase, with the protein MSGLSVSPDGKFVSYRLIKQAEGNKRTIVPNYVTASGYTEDINGRTKVGEALSTNITYLLDIEKDSVYALNVSQIPGIKDLPDYVKDYPKQLEERSKKNEDRKVNLSIANWNESGSFAVVTGRAQDNKDFWILKLEPSTGKLTLIDRQRDEAWIGGPGVARDVKWIDNQRFYFQSETTGHSHLYTYNIATGEKKQLTSGNWEVQQVQLSKDKSAFYISANKAHPGITHFYKLSVNGGNLVQLTSMKGGNEVTLSPDEKWLAINYSYMDKPWELYIQANKPGAKAIKITKSTSAEFDSYQWRQPDLVSFKNRYGDDVYARVYPAKNPHPNKPAVVFVHGAGYLQNVHYWWSQYFREYMFNNMLSDNGYTVIDIDYTASSGYGRNHRTGIYRHMGGKDLTDQVDGVKMLVEKYGVNPKNVGLYGGSYGGFITLMGLFNASETFRAGAALRSVTDWAHYNHGYTSNILNEPFNDPNAYNKSSPIYFADKLKGDLVMLHGMVDVNVHFQDIVRLTQRFIELGKDNWELAVYPVEDHGFVEPSSWTDEYKRIFKLFENTLKK; encoded by the coding sequence ATGTCGGGTTTAAGCGTTAGTCCGGATGGGAAATTTGTAAGCTACAGATTAATTAAACAAGCCGAAGGCAACAAGAGAACCATTGTGCCAAATTACGTTACGGCATCTGGCTATACCGAAGATATTAACGGAAGAACTAAAGTTGGAGAAGCTTTATCAACCAATATAACTTACCTTTTAGATATAGAAAAAGACTCGGTTTATGCTTTAAATGTTTCGCAAATTCCCGGCATTAAAGATTTGCCAGATTATGTGAAAGATTATCCTAAACAACTAGAAGAACGCAGCAAAAAGAACGAAGATAGAAAAGTGAACCTTAGCATCGCTAACTGGAACGAAAGCGGATCTTTTGCAGTAGTAACAGGCAGGGCACAAGACAATAAAGATTTCTGGATTTTAAAACTGGAGCCATCAACAGGAAAACTAACTTTAATAGATCGCCAGAGAGATGAAGCTTGGATTGGCGGACCTGGTGTAGCCCGTGATGTGAAATGGATAGACAACCAGCGATTTTATTTCCAAAGCGAAACTACAGGCCATTCGCATTTATACACTTACAACATTGCCACTGGCGAGAAAAAGCAACTTACCTCTGGCAACTGGGAGGTGCAGCAAGTGCAGCTTTCTAAAGATAAAAGTGCTTTCTACATCAGCGCAAACAAAGCACATCCGGGTATTACCCATTTTTATAAATTAAGTGTAAACGGAGGTAATTTGGTGCAGCTTACTTCTATGAAAGGTGGAAATGAGGTTACGCTATCGCCAGATGAGAAATGGTTGGCCATCAATTATTCTTATATGGATAAACCTTGGGAATTGTACATTCAAGCTAACAAGCCGGGAGCCAAAGCCATTAAAATTACTAAATCTACCTCTGCCGAGTTTGATAGTTACCAATGGCGCCAGCCTGATTTGGTTTCGTTTAAAAACCGTTATGGCGATGATGTGTATGCCAGAGTTTATCCGGCTAAAAACCCACACCCCAATAAGCCAGCGGTGGTTTTTGTGCATGGTGCAGGTTATTTGCAAAATGTACATTACTGGTGGAGCCAATATTTTAGAGAGTACATGTTCAATAATATGTTGTCGGATAATGGTTACACCGTAATTGATATCGATTATACAGCCAGTTCGGGCTACGGTCGTAACCACCGTACCGGAATTTATCGCCACATGGGTGGGAAAGATTTAACCGACCAAGTAGATGGTGTAAAAATGTTGGTAGAGAAATATGGCGTTAACCCTAAGAACGTGGGCTTATATGGCGGTTCGTATGGCGGTTTTATTACTTTAATGGGCTTGTTTAACGCATCAGAAACATTTAGAGCTGGGGCAGCCTTACGTTCGGTAACCGATTGGGCGCATTACAACCACGGTTATACATCAAACATTTTAAACGAACCTTTTAACGATCCTAATGCCTACAATAAAAGTTCGCCAATTTACTTTGCAGATAAACTTAAAGGAGATTTGGTAATGTTGCACGGTATGGTTGATGTAAACGTACATTTTCAGGATATTGTGCGGTTAACTCAACGATTTATCGAGTTAGGGAAAGATAATTGGGAGTTAGCAGTGTACCCAGTAGAAGACCATGGCTTTGTAGAGCCAAGCAGTTGGACAGATGAATACAAACGAATTTTTAAGTTATTCGAAAATACTTTGAAGAAGTAG
- a CDS encoding response regulator — MDTLQKKILIIDDDSRNIFALKAVLTAKKYKCLAANGAEEGFAIIKQNHDIGVVLLDMMMPDLDGYQAMAKMREDEQLKDLPVIAVTAQAMLGDKERCIAAGAAGYISKPVNVEELVKLLNKYI; from the coding sequence ATGGATACTTTGCAAAAGAAAATTTTAATTATTGATGATGACAGCCGAAACATTTTTGCGCTGAAAGCCGTTTTAACGGCTAAAAAGTACAAATGCTTAGCTGCAAATGGTGCCGAAGAAGGCTTTGCCATCATCAAACAAAACCATGATATTGGTGTAGTGCTGTTAGATATGATGATGCCAGATTTAGATGGCTACCAGGCCATGGCCAAAATGAGAGAAGACGAGCAGCTAAAAGACCTGCCTGTAATTGCTGTAACAGCACAAGCCATGCTTGGCGATAAAGAGCGTTGCATAGCTGCTGGTGCAGCAGGTTACATCTCTAAACCTGTAAATGTTGAAGAACTTGTTAAATTATTAAATAAATATATATAG
- a CDS encoding ATP-binding protein: MTVKRQNNQLYVGVKDYGIGMKPDQLNKVFEKFYRVEETSHRFQGLGIGLYISSEIISRHGGEINVRSVYGEGSEFYFTIPVEQLSSDV, translated from the coding sequence ATTACGGTTAAGCGGCAAAATAATCAGCTGTACGTAGGAGTTAAAGACTATGGCATTGGAATGAAGCCCGATCAGCTTAATAAGGTTTTTGAAAAATTTTATCGCGTAGAAGAAACTTCTCATCGTTTTCAGGGTTTAGGAATAGGACTTTACATTTCTTCCGAAATTATCAGTAGACATGGCGGAGAAATTAATGTTCGCTCTGTATATGGAGAAGGCTCCGAATTTTATTTTACCATACCAGTAGAACAATTAAGTTCTGATGTTTAA
- a CDS encoding DUF4886 domain-containing protein, with the protein MIKILAIGNSFSEDAIEYYLHGLAKAGGYKVIIGNLYIGGAPLDLHWKNAQNNADVYDYRKVGLDGKKERFPKTSISKALADEKWDYISFQQASPKSGLFDTFKEPLPLLFNYVKEKATNPKVKYIWHQTWAYAQNSTHNGFASYNKDQMRMYEAIADASGKVSSLIPIDIVVPAGTAIQNARTKLGDVLCRDGYHLELNVGRYTASCAWYEEIFKQNVVGNTYKPEKVSDADALTAQQAAHKAVKKPFKVSKIK; encoded by the coding sequence GTGATTAAAATTTTGGCTATTGGTAACAGTTTTTCGGAAGATGCCATTGAATATTATTTGCACGGATTGGCCAAAGCCGGTGGCTATAAAGTAATTATCGGGAACCTTTACATTGGTGGCGCCCCTTTAGATTTGCACTGGAAAAATGCCCAAAATAACGCAGATGTTTATGATTACAGAAAAGTTGGCTTAGATGGTAAAAAGGAGCGCTTCCCCAAAACAAGCATCTCAAAGGCGTTGGCCGATGAAAAATGGGATTACATCAGCTTTCAGCAGGCTAGTCCAAAATCTGGGTTGTTCGATACCTTTAAAGAACCGCTGCCCCTTTTGTTTAATTATGTGAAAGAAAAGGCAACCAACCCTAAAGTAAAATACATTTGGCACCAAACCTGGGCTTATGCACAAAACTCTACCCACAATGGTTTTGCTAGTTATAATAAAGATCAGATGAGAATGTACGAGGCCATTGCCGATGCTTCTGGTAAAGTTAGCAGCCTAATTCCGATAGATATTGTTGTACCGGCAGGTACAGCTATACAAAATGCACGTACCAAACTGGGCGATGTGTTATGTAGAGATGGCTACCACTTAGAGTTGAATGTGGGTAGATATACAGCATCTTGCGCTTGGTACGAAGAAATATTTAAGCAAAATGTAGTTGGCAATACCTACAAGCCAGAGAAGGTAAGCGATGCCGACGCACTCACCGCCCAGCAGGCAGCACATAAGGCAGTTAAAAAGCCATTTAAGGTTTCAAAAATTAAATAA